One region of Pygocentrus nattereri isolate fPygNat1 chromosome 14, fPygNat1.pri, whole genome shotgun sequence genomic DNA includes:
- the LOC108412219 gene encoding germ cell-specific gene 1-like protein isoform X2 has translation MGIERGPRATLAFTLNCAAFALAVSAVTTSYWCEGTRKVAKPFCTGPVKVKQTYCIRFNSSDINNTRLVQYIYETGEEKFLMRKFHTGIWFSCEQAVDLIGFTCREFLEITPDHERGVLWLCIVGLFGMVANMMFTTAFQLAVIMGPEDWKPKTWDYSWSYLLAWASFATCMASAVTALNHYTKTIIQFKFKRRNIEKNLRIKQKLLELDIPEGLWDVYLTSDSDPADLHIDLPVNGIKPLCSPVPTALDSQGEEYC, from the exons ATGGGGATAGAGCGAGGTCCAAGAGCCACGCTGGCCTTCACACTCAACTGTGCCGCCTTTGCTCTGGCCGTCTCAGCCGTTACAACCAGCTACTGGTGCGAAGGGACCAGGAAGGTGGCCAAGCCTTTCTGCACAGGACCAGTCAAGGTCAAACAGACATACTGCATCCGCTTCAACAGCTCTGACATCAACAACACGCGTCTGGTGCAGTACATCTATGAGACTGGAGAAGAGAAGTTCCTCATGAGAAAGTTCCACACAGGCATATGGTTCTCCTGTGAACAGGCTGTCGACCTAATAG GATTTACCTGTAGGGAATTCCTAGAGATCACACCAGATCATGAAAGAG gggtGCTATGGTTGTGCATTGTTG GCCTTTTTGGAATGGTGGCAAATATGATGTTCACTACAGCTTTCCAGCTTGCAGTCATCATGGGTCCAGAAGACTGGAAACCTAAAACCTGGGACTACAGCTGGTCCTATCT TTTGGCCTGGGCCTCCTTCGCTACCTGTATGGCCTCAGCTGTCACCGCCCTTAACCATTACACCAAGACCATCATCCAGTTCAAGTTCAAGCGGCGGAATATCGAGAAAAACCTACGGATCAAGCAGAAGCTTCTAGAGCTGGACATCCCTGAAGGCTTATGGGACGTTTATCTGACCTCAGACTCTGATCCTGCAGACCTCCACATTGACTTGCCAGTGAAtggcatcaaaccactctgttcTCCGGTCCCCACAGCACTGGACTCACAGGGGGAAGAATACTGCTAA
- the LOC108412219 gene encoding germ cell-specific gene 1-like protein isoform X1: MGIERGPRATLAFTLNCAAFALAVSAVTTSYWCEGTRKVAKPFCTGPVKVKQTYCIRFNSSDINNTRLVQYIYETGEEKFLMRKFHTGIWFSCEQAVDLIGFTCREFLEITPDHERGVLWLCIVGECLYISLLFTGGMLMAVEMCHCCNMMNRLKLNAFAALFTALSGLFGMVANMMFTTAFQLAVIMGPEDWKPKTWDYSWSYLLAWASFATCMASAVTALNHYTKTIIQFKFKRRNIEKNLRIKQKLLELDIPEGLWDVYLTSDSDPADLHIDLPVNGIKPLCSPVPTALDSQGEEYC, translated from the exons ATGGGGATAGAGCGAGGTCCAAGAGCCACGCTGGCCTTCACACTCAACTGTGCCGCCTTTGCTCTGGCCGTCTCAGCCGTTACAACCAGCTACTGGTGCGAAGGGACCAGGAAGGTGGCCAAGCCTTTCTGCACAGGACCAGTCAAGGTCAAACAGACATACTGCATCCGCTTCAACAGCTCTGACATCAACAACACGCGTCTGGTGCAGTACATCTATGAGACTGGAGAAGAGAAGTTCCTCATGAGAAAGTTCCACACAGGCATATGGTTCTCCTGTGAACAGGCTGTCGACCTAATAG GATTTACCTGTAGGGAATTCCTAGAGATCACACCAGATCATGAAAGAG gggtGCTATGGTTGTGCATTGTTGGTGAGTGTCTGTACATCTCTCTGCTCTTCACTGGAGGCATGCTCATGGCGGTGGAGATGTGCCACTGTTGTAACATGATGAACAGACTCAAGCTGAACGCCTTTGCAGCCCTGTTTACTGCACTCTCAG GCCTTTTTGGAATGGTGGCAAATATGATGTTCACTACAGCTTTCCAGCTTGCAGTCATCATGGGTCCAGAAGACTGGAAACCTAAAACCTGGGACTACAGCTGGTCCTATCT TTTGGCCTGGGCCTCCTTCGCTACCTGTATGGCCTCAGCTGTCACCGCCCTTAACCATTACACCAAGACCATCATCCAGTTCAAGTTCAAGCGGCGGAATATCGAGAAAAACCTACGGATCAAGCAGAAGCTTCTAGAGCTGGACATCCCTGAAGGCTTATGGGACGTTTATCTGACCTCAGACTCTGATCCTGCAGACCTCCACATTGACTTGCCAGTGAAtggcatcaaaccactctgttcTCCGGTCCCCACAGCACTGGACTCACAGGGGGAAGAATACTGCTAA
- the rcvrna gene encoding recoverin a, protein MGNSKSSALSKELLEDLKMNTKYSEAELSAWYTTFLKECPSGRISKEQFEGIYASFFPNADPTEYARHVFRSFDLNADGMLDFKEYIIALHLTSSGKTMHKLEWAFALYDVDGNGTISKNEVQDIVKAIFNMIPVEDQKKLPEDENTPEKRADKIWNFFQKKENDKIAEGEFIQGVMDNKDVLRLIQFDEPKKIQDKLKEKQ, encoded by the exons ATGGGCAACAGCAAGAGCAGTGCTTTGTCCAAGGAACTTCTGGAGGACCTAAAAATGAACACCAAATACTCAGAGGCCGAGCTGTCTGCCTGGTACACCACCTTCCTTAAGGAATGCCCAAGTGGGCGTATTTCCAAGGAGCAGTTTGAAGGCATCTATGCCAGCTTCTTTCCCAATGCCGATCCCACTGAGTATGCACGGCATGTTTTTCGCAGTTTTGACCTCAACGCAGACGGCATGCTGGATTTTAAGGAATACATCATCGCGCTGCACCTCACGTCCTCTGGCAAAACCATGCACAAACTCGAGTGGGCTTTTGCTCTGTACGACGTTGACGGTAATGGAACCATCAGCAAGAACGAGGTCCAAGACATCGTCAAG GCAATATTTAATATGATTCCTGTTGAGGATCAGAAAAAACTTCCAGAGGACGAGAACACACCAGAAAAGCGTGCagacaaaatatggaattttttccaaaagaaagaaaatg ACAAGATTGCAGAAGGGGAGTTCATACAAGGAGTGATGGACAACAAAGACGTTTTGAGGCTGATCCAGTTTGACGAGCCAAAGAAGATTCAGGACAAACTGAAGGAGAAGCAGTAA